TGCTCGGGGCCACCGCACTGGAAACCTTCGGGGTCGATGCTGATCCCGTGGCCAGGCGGCTGAAGCCCGTCGCGGCGGTCATCGGGGGGTTTCTTGCAAGCAAATAACGGCGCCTAGTCTTCCCCCGGCCCCTTGGTCCCGACGAAGCGGTCGTCGGCGTCAGCGAAGAGCAGGTTGAATGTCGTCAGGCTCCCGTAGGCCCGGGTGATGTACTCCTGGAGCTGGAGCCGGTCGTCGTCGGCGAGCTTCGGGTGGCTGTTGATGCGTTGCTCGAGGACCCGAAGCCGCTCCCGCACGGCGATGATCTTGCGGAAGAAGTCCTCGATCGGGATGGTTTTCTCCTGCGTCCCGGCGCGGCCCGGCTTGAGGACGAGCTGGCCGCCGGTCCAGCGGTCGGCGATGTGGCCGGAGACGGACTGCTCGGCGTTCAGGACCGCGCGAACGGCCTGCACGATCTTCCGGAGGTCCTCGTCGTCCAGCATGGCTAGAGCGGCTCGTAGAGGCCGATCACGTTCCCCGACGGGTCCGCGACTGCGGCGACGGCGCCGAACGGCTCGCGGCGGATGGGCTCGACGGCGCGGGCGCCCTTCGCGGTGAGCGCGGCGACCGTGGCGTCGATGTCGCGCACCCGGAAGGAAACGTGCGCCGTCGACGCGGCGTGGTGCTCGGCCTCCCGCGCATGGAGGGCGATGCGTCCCGAGCTGCCCACCTGGAACTCGGCCCAGCCGCGCTCGACGTAGAGGGGGCTCAGCCCGAGCACGTCGCGGTAGAACGCGACCGAGCGTTCCCAGTCGTCGACGTAGTAGATCGTCGTGTAGACGCTTTCGATGGCCATCGGAGCTCCTACTGCGGGACGTCGCGCAGGCTGGGGCGTGGCGCGTTCACCAGGCACGCCATGTTGCCGTGGGGGTGGCGGTTCTCGTGCATCAGCTGGTGGACGTGAGGGATCTGGTCGAAGGTGAACGTCTCGGACAGGCACGGATCGACCTTCCCCGCGGCGACGAGGTCGTTCAGCGCCCGCGCCTGGTCGTCGTTGGCGAAGTGCGAGCCCTGGAAGCGCTTCTGGCGCATCCAGAGGTAGCGGAGGTCGACGACCGCGTTGTAGCCCGTCGTCCCCGCGCAGATGACGACCATGCCGCCCGTGTCGCACACGAAGATCGACGTCGGCACGGTGTCCTCGCCCGGGTGCTCGAAGACGAGGCGCGGGTTCTTGCGCTCGCCGAGGACCTCCCAGACCGCGCCGCCGAACGCTCGCGCGCCCTTCAGCCATTCGGCGTACTTGGCCGTGTCCTTCCAGTGCGGCAGCATCCCCCAATGCGAGAACTTCTTGCGGTTGATGCAGCCCTTGGCGCCGAGCCGCCGGCAGAACTCGAACTTGTCCTCGCTCGACACGACGGCCACCGGCGTGCCGCCCATCACGCGCACGATCTGGATCGCCTGGGAGCCGAGGCCGCCGGCGCCGCCCCACACGAGCACGGCGTCGCCAGGGCGAACGGTGTGCGGCGGCCAGGCCATGAGCATGCGATAGGCCGTCGCGCCGACCAGCATGTAGGCGGCCGCGGCCTCCCAGGTGAGGTGCTTCGGCTTCGGCAGGCACTGGTGCGCCTGCACGCGGGTGAACTGGGCGAAGCTCCCCCAGTTGGTCTCGTAGCCCCAGATGCGAAAGCTCGCGCCGAACATCGGATCCCCGCCCGCCCGCACGACTGCATCGTCCGGGTCCCACGTGCCGCAGTGGATGACGACGTGGTCGCCGACCGCGACGTTCCGCACGGCGCCGCCGACCTTCCACACGATGCCCGAGGCGTCGCTGCCGCCGATGTGGAACGGGCGGTAGTCGGGGTCCTTCTGGCGGCCCTTGATGACGTCGACCGGGACGCCGAGCGCGGCCCAGACGTTGTTGTAGTTGACGCCCGCGGCCATCACCCAGACCAGCACCTCGTCGGGCCGGAGGTCGGCCGGGACCTCCACCTCCTCGACCTGGAACGCCTTCGTGGGCTCGCCGAACCGCTCGGGGCGGATCAGCTGCGCCAGCATGCGGGCCGGCACCTCGCCGAGCGGCGGCATCTGGCCGAGCGGATGGAGG
This Deltaproteobacteria bacterium DNA region includes the following protein-coding sequences:
- the ccrA gene encoding crotonyl-CoA carboxylase/reductase gives rise to the protein MRDLHPLGQMPPLGEVPARMLAQLIRPERFGEPTKAFQVEEVEVPADLRPDEVLVWVMAAGVNYNNVWAALGVPVDVIKGRQKDPDYRPFHIGGSDASGIVWKVGGAVRNVAVGDHVVIHCGTWDPDDAVVRAGGDPMFGASFRIWGYETNWGSFAQFTRVQAHQCLPKPKHLTWEAAAAYMLVGATAYRMLMAWPPHTVRPGDAVLVWGGAGGLGSQAIQIVRVMGGTPVAVVSSEDKFEFCRRLGAKGCINRKKFSHWGMLPHWKDTAKYAEWLKGARAFGGAVWEVLGERKNPRLVFEHPGEDTVPTSIFVCDTGGMVVICAGTTGYNAVVDLRYLWMRQKRFQGSHFANDDQARALNDLVAAGKVDPCLSETFTFDQIPHVHQLMHENRHPHGNMACLVNAPRPSLRDVPQ